The Phaeodactylum tricornutum CCAP 1055/1 chromosome 8, whole genome shotgun sequence genome has a window encoding:
- a CDS encoding predicted protein: GVNMDQEAMMESDRLIAVNENDRLVRNVNLSKRNGHTFNKETPRAALHRAFSFFLFDDQDRMLLTQRAGTKITFPNVWTNTCCSHPLYDMTPNEVDVADDAYPMFPGIKHAAVRKCKHELGIAPENLPKEDIQFLTRFHYWAADTVTYGDDTAWGEHEIDYILFLQVNGQVPVDANPDEVSDYKYVSMEEMKDMMEDPDLLWSPWFRGIMNRGGFEWWADLR, translated from the coding sequence GGTGTTAATATGGATCAAGAAGCCATGATGGAGAGTGACAGGCTTATAGCCGTGAACGAAAACGACCGGCTTGTTCGGAACGTGAACTTGTCCAAACGCAACGGGCATACCTTCAATAAAGAGACGCCACGGGCGGCGCTTCACCGCGCGTTTtcattctttttgtttgacgATCAAGATCGCATGCTTTTGACCCAACGTGCCGGCACCAAAATTACCTTTCCCAACGTCTGGACCAATACCTGCTGCAGTCATCCTCTCTACGATATGACACCGAACGAAGTAGATGTTGCCGACGATGCCTATCCCATGTTTCCTGGTATTAAGCACGCAGCGGTGCGGAAATGCAAACACGAACTGGGAATTGCACCAGAAAACCTCCCCAAGGAGGACATCCAATTCCTGACCCGGTTTCACTATTGGGCCGCTGATACTGTTACTTACGGAGACGATACTGCTTGGGGAGAACACGAAATAGATTACATTTTGTTCCTTCAAGTGAATGGACAAGTGCCCGTAGATGCGAATCCCGACGAAGTTTCGGACTATAAGTATGTATCAATGGAGGAAATGAAAGACATGATGGAGGATCCCGATTTGTTGTGGTCGCCCTGGTTCCGGGGTATTATGAATCGCGGGGGTTTCGAGTGGTGGGCCGATTTACGT
- a CDS encoding predicted protein, which translates to MNRPRARFMCGTILLPFLCAVFVLDLRTTNRFNIWSGARLQSSSSLQTKPSGHREPCNCSLSLDSNRDQSTADQNNLKQKEAEKLISETPPLRFCRIPRIQFGPRSKYSKYVTFQCGGEAYYQLGQRLSAYGERGGTHPTNKTIPNVAWGRRSSIPLRTNQSALFFGNSHTRQILESFLCQYQEYIVDGSLERDSSENVGFVRFANNATVQWLINSWVAFSEELPKALPLELIEPRPLDTFDVVVLGAFNNLPNHRTTRSSHKKATGSAYLKAMEEASNNHPDLNWTKPPPTLLDLAETCSAKTTLVGVSMFKARGGSTDYDGFLRHYELLQEQGRSTVHLLKSRQHIATVGEGGSNQKHSVDEALEGAAGEMSHRCTGPHGSVVDLTVWDFVEVLTVKKD; encoded by the coding sequence ATGAACAGACCACGAGCCCGATTTATGTGCGGCACGATCCTGCTGCCTTTCTTGTGCGCGGTGTTTGTCCTCGATCTGCGGACTACGAACCGCTTCAATATTTGGAGTGGAGCTCGTCTCCAATCCTCTAGTTCCCTACAGACAAAGCCTTCCGGTCATCGAGAACCTTGCAACTGTTCCCTGTCACTAGATAGCAATCGCGACCAAAGCACCGCTGACCAAAACAATCTAAAGCAGAAGGAAGCGGAGAAGTTGATTTCCGAGACTCCACCGCTGCGGTTTTGTCGCATTCCCCGCATCCAGTTTGGACCGCGATCGAAATATTCCAAGTACGTTACTTTTCAGTGTGGAGGAGAAGCCTACTACCAGTTAGGACAGCGGCTATCCGCCTACGGTGAACGCGGAGGGACCCATCCGACCAATAAAACGATTCCGAACGTCGCGTGGGGGCGACGCAGTTCCATACCCTTGCGGACAAATCAATCCGCATTGTTTTTCGGTAATTCGCACACTCGGCAAATACTGGAAAGCTTCCTATGTCAGTATCAGGAATACATTGTTGATGGCTCTTTAGAACGGGACAGTTCTGAAAATGTTGGTTTTGTGCGCTTCGCCAACAATGCGACTGTGCAGTGGCTGATCAATAGTTGGGTAGCATTCAGCGAGGAACTGCCCAAAGCATTGCCACTTGAGTTGATTGAACCGCGTCCCCTGGATACGTTTGATGTCGTTGTCCTGGGTGCGTTTAACAATCTACCAAACCATCGCACAACTCGCTCGTCACACAAGAAGGCGACTGGCTCGGCCTACCTGAAGGCCATGGAAGAGGCATCAAACAATCACCCGGATCTGAATTGGACCAAACCTCCACCAACCCTCCTCGATTTAGCAGAGACTTGCTCTGCAAAAACGACTCTAGTGGGAGTTAGTATGTTTAAAGCTAGAGGGGGGTCAACTGACTACGACGGCTTTTTGCGACACTACGAGCTGCTGCAAGAACAAGGTCGTTCCACAGTGCACCTTCTGAAAAGCCGCCAACACATTGCCACGGTCGGCGAAGGTGGATCTAATCAAAAACACAGTGTAGATGAGGCCCTGGAAGGTGCGGCCGGGGAAATGTCGCATCGCTGTACCGGACCTCATGGAAGTGTGGTAGACTTGACCGTTTGGGATTTCGTGGAGGTACTGACTGTCAAGAAGGATTAA
- a CDS encoding predicted protein: protein MSFREISSRLYPQQRPKPKRGRHALSVQFQEPLTDQQKTRLQPPRPIVLYGGDVRSGRSEDTLSEDGSQSYTEVLWDRRRLDKHGASREIVTRKSTLARLTNATLQFQKMVADLEHLLKESGESPEMAWRAKILLTSAQYTDKELWKELYTYERTLLIDTRNVATSAELRTAQTACMKLHRDFKRIHKTLVMVVSLHEKRQSVEISRLGAVGWSEKHRGDEDFFDKAMRQDEIDRMNRSMHKVNDIYKELGQLVEVQQEDIDLLEDTILDSKANVEAADWEFFCAQERTNLCARNDSEVVYGDEETFGCGMFELESFSRSINMFIADEARDQSPDAPQPEKEMRVSESFHCMMPFETITEDMKAVQADIMGLGNDLASQRQSMECGNKG from the coding sequence ATGTCGTTTCGGGAAATCTCAAGCAGGCTCTATCCGCAGCAACGGCCGAAGCCAAAGCGGGGCCGGCACGCACTGTCCGTTCAATTTCAAGAACCGCTCACCGATCAACAGAAAACTCGTCTACAGCCGCCACGTCCGATCGTATTGTATGGAGGGGACGTACGCAGCGGGCGTTCGGAAGACACGCTGTCGGAAGACGGGAGTCAATCCTACACGGAAGTACTCTGGGATCGGCGTCGACTGGACAAACATGGTGCGAGCCGGGAAATTGTCACGCGCAAATCCACCTTGGCGAGGCTGACCAACGCGACGTTGCAATTTCAAAAAATGGTGGCCGATCTCGAACACCTTCTTAAAGAGAGCGGCGAATCGCCGGAAATGGCGTGGCGTGCGAAAATTCTGCTCACGTCTGCGCAGTATACCGACAAAGAGCTGTGGAAGGAGCTGTACACCTACGAACGTACCTTGCTGATCGATACCCGCAATGTGGCCACTAGCGCCGAACTCCGTACGGCGCAGACGGCATGTATGAAGCTGCACCGTGACTTCAAGCGTATCCACAAGACACTTGTAATGGTAGTTTCTCTACACGAAAAGCGACAGTCAGTAGAAATTAGTCGATTAGGGGCCGTTGGATGGAGCGAGAAGCATCGcggcgacgaagactttttcgacaaAGCAATGCGTCAAGACGAGATCGATCGAATGAACAGATCCATGCACAAAGTCAACGACATATATAAGGAACTTGGACAGTTGGTAGAGGTACAGCAGGAAGATATCGATCTACTGGAGGATACGATTCTAGATTCGAAAGCGAACGTTGAAGCAGCGGATTGGGAGTTCTTCTGTGCTCAAGAGAGGACAAATTTGTGTGCTAGAAATGACAGTGAGGTCGTGTACGGTGATGAGGAAACCTTTGGTTGTGGTATGTTTGAACTCGAGAGCTTTTCCAGGTCAATAAATATGTTCATTGCTGATGAAGCAAGGGATCAAAGTCCAGATGCACCCCAGCCGGAAAAGGAGATGCGAGTGTCGGAATCGTTCCACTGTATGATGCCCTTCGAAACCATTACGGAAGACATGAAAGCTGTTCAAGCCGATATCATGGGATTGGGGAATGATTTGGCAAGTCAACGCCAAAGCATGGAATGCGGTAACAAAGGCTAA
- a CDS encoding predicted protein, whose amino-acid sequence MRNLQLHHRPSARIAMQKLLFKSSHPRVPSRSVVQILRHRTFSTKAVFPNTLTTSRIQGDPDNGRQDSVMGERVASQKFGGMVHFVQKLPTISSPTQTGLRSAFLYWLSKPTRRVASKRNLPELPLNFAQKILDYCVDQNDPALIEYVVDNPGVSCNGGFDRLIYLYLEPLQGTGAQLRGHKYRKSLERSPEQTIDMLAKASAVRALADRLHRDPRYPNIVPDLTTCESTLYLWSKRSQFLANNNPSWRDSVAQSKADLAFGGKSNSQECIDAMKEFVFQRKQSIHGPQPDTVMYSILLTAISQGKHFDAADEAFSLLKELELDDSVKKTIHLYTAVLLAYRSEVTHSTRAQEKAIELWNHMISMDDPTISRNPIAAGIMMSMFAKVGKAEEAQKLLDEMEASAKEKSEYPTRIHYNTLLHALTKAQLDDATIRAEKILQRMESLAINNLRDTFPDRISYTSALNVFLQNGGTDCIEKAEAVLDNLEESSGRNLRPDKMTYSRFMQSLSMRRGREVDTQIKESFCIKIEEVLQRWRRRSESDVTVKPPDLEAYKLCLHAWATSYSTLSPERGMLLFNEIESRYQAGQRNLRPDVYTFESVLHCLSIKVDEASVRLSESLLRKLDEYNISQTGCMVKYYIGLVARQNVQKAATILNELEDNFASGASSLRPNEQIYNAVIRGFCVREDGALEAQRLLDRMKRLALLPGRTDLTPSAVVYSSLIEAWAKSGRKDAVDHIEALFAEVCDRMIPNHFVYATYQNAISRSNLPDAPERVEAILTKMQEDYEQGRNKLGRPDANNFAAVISCWSFSRHKEAAERAEAILNRMESLYLHSLKYAHLRPTARCFKGAIAAWAMSGHPDGGKRALVLLDRMSIASRGQNIVHLRPSRACYDYCIVAIGRSKDSNRARKSLDLLKRMQRDVREGYRHSQPGISTMENILEVCNTYAHALANEREEALEVAEKAIDLFAEADGEVRDMVNVYTRYVWVLRQLVQTCEKRDEVVHNVRKKWPEHILSASDVNKALHNFETSELPTELKSVED is encoded by the coding sequence ATGCGAAATCTACAGTTGCACCATCGTCCTTCTGCTAGAATTGCGATGCAGAAGCTTTTGTTCAAATCGTCGCATCCCCGCGTTCCTTCTCGTTCAGTGGTACAAATACTACGTCACCGCACGTTTTCAACCAAAGCTGTCTTTCCAAATACTTTGACCACTTCGCGGATACAAGGAGATCCAGACAATGGTCGGCAAGATTCTGTGATGGGAGAGAGGGTTGCCTCCCAAAAATTTGGCGGCATGGTGCACTTCGTTCAAAAGCTcccgacaatttcgtcaccgACACAAACTGGGCTTCGCTCGGCATTTCTGTATTGGCTCAGTAAACCAACTCGTCGAGTAGCGTCGAAGCGAAACTTGCCGGAACTCCCCTTAAATTTTGCTCAGAAAATTCTGGACTACTGTGTTGACCAAAACGACCCAGCCCTTATCGAGTACGTCGTCGACAATCCGGGCGTGTCTTGCAACGGCGGCTTTGACCGACTGATATATCTCTATCTCGAGCCATTGCAAGGGACAGGAGCTCAATTGCGCGGTCACAAATATCGAAAGAGCTTGGAGCGGTCACCCGAACAAACAATTGATATGCTTGCCAAGGCGTCGGCTGTGCGGGCTCTCGCGGATAGACTGCACCGCGACCCACGGTATCCCAACATAGTTCCAGATTTGACTACGTGCGAATCGACGCTGTACCTGTGGAGCAAACGTTCCCAGTTTCTTGCAAACAACAATCCATCGTGGCGTGATAGTGTGGCCCAAAGTAAGGCGGATTTGGCTTTTGGCGGAAAGTCGAATTCACAGGAATGTATCGATGCCATGAAGGAGtttgttttccaaagaaaacaaagtatTCACGGACCGCAGCCAGACACTGTTATGTATTCTATCTTGCTAACGGCAATTTCTCAAGGAAAGCACTTTGATGCAGCGGATGAAGCCTTCTCGCTACTGAAAGAATTGGAACTCGACGATTCTGTCAAAAAGACCATTCATTTGTACACGGCAGTCCTTTTGGCTTACCGCTCTGAAGTCACACATTCGACACGGGCACAAGAAAAGGCTATCGAATTGTGGAATCATATGATAAGTATGGACGACCCAACAATATCGCGGAATCCAATAGCCGCCGGCATTATGATGTCCATGTTTGCGaaagttggaaaagctgaGGAAGCTCAAAAGCTCCTGGACGAAATGGAAGCATCTGCTAAGGAAAAGAGCGAATATCCGACGCGCATTCACTATAATACGCTTCTTCATGCTCTTACGAAGGCACAACTAGACGACGCTACAATAAGGGCCGAAAAAATACTTCAACGTATGGAATCTCTGGCCATTAACAACCTTCGCGATACATTCCCGGACCGCATCAGTTATACATCGGCTCTAAATGTTTTTCTCCAAAACGGAGGAACCGACTGCATTGAAAAGGCTGAAGCAGTTCTTGATaatttggaagaaagcagCGGCAGAAATCTTCGTCCTGATAAAATGACGTACAGTAGATTTATGCAATCTTTGTCAATGCGGCGTGGGCGAGAAGTTGATACTCAAATTAAGGAAAGCTTCTGCATCAAGATCGAGGAAGTCCTCCAACGCTGGCGTCGTCGCTCAGAGTCTGATGTGACGGTCAAGCCTCCAGATCTGGAGGCGTACAAACTCTGCCTTCACGCGTGGGCAACTTCTTACAGCACCCTCTCGCCGGAACGGGGAATGCTTCTCTTTAATGAGATTGAATCTCGTTACCAAGCCGGTCAAAGAAATTTACGCCCGGATGTTTACACTTTCGAATCTGTGCTGCACTGTCTGTCTATAAAGGTAGATGAAGCGTCCGTACGTCTTTCCGAATCGCTCCTTCGGAAATTAGATGAGTACAATATTTCCCAAACCGGTTGCATGGTTAAGTACTACATCGGTTTGGTTGCTAGGCAAAATGTCCAAAAAGCGGCTACGATCCTGAATGAATTGGAAGACAACTTTGCCTCTGGCGCAAGTTCACTTCGACCTAACGAGCAAATATACAATGCTGTAATTCGAGGATTTTGCGTGCGTGAAGACGGAGCACTTGAAGCCCAACGCCTACTGGACAGGATGAAGCGACTGGCTCTTCTACCTGGTAGGACTGACTTGACTCCATCAGCAGTTGTCTACTCTTCACTCATTGAAGCATGGGCAAAATCGGGACGAAAAGATGCAGTTGACCATATTGAAGCTTTATTTGCCGAAGTGTGCGATCGAATGATTCCAAACCATTTTGTTTATGCGACATACCAGAACGCCATCAGCCGCTCAAATCTCCCCGATGCTCCTGAGCGCGTTGAAGCGATACTCACAAAAATGCAGGAGGACTACGAACAAGGGCGCAACAAGCTAGGCCGTCCAGACGCAAACAACTTTGCAGCTGTGATTTCCTGCTGGAGTTTTAGTCGACATAAAGAGGCTGCCGAACGTGCTGAGGCAATCTTAAACAGAATGGAAAGCCTCTACCTGCACAGCTTAAAATATGCTCACCTAAGACCAACAGCGCGATGCTTCAAAGGCGCAATTGCGGCGTGGGCGATGAGTGGTCATCCAGATGGAGGAAAACGGGCTCTGGTATTACTGGATCGGATGAGTATCGCTAGTCGAGGCCAAAACATTGTCCACTTACGGCCATCTCGGGCCTGTTACGATTATTGTATTGTAGCTATCGGTCGATCGAAAGATTCTAATAGGGCAAGGAAGTCTTTGGATCTTTTGAAACGCATGCAGCGAGACGTACGGGAAGGATATCGACACTCACAGCCGGGGATTTCGACGATGGAAAACATACTAGAAGTATGTAATACGTACGCGCATGCTCTGGCGAACGAACGAGAGGAAGCCCTCGAAGTGGCTGAGAAAGCAATAGATCTATTCGCAGAAGCAGACGGGGAAGTCCGAGATATGGTCAATGTTTATACACGATATGTTTGGGTGTTGAGGCAACTCGTGCAGACGTGTGAAAAACGCGACGAAGTTGTCCATAACGTAAGAAAGAAATGGCCCGAACACATTCTGAGCGCGTCGGATGTTAATAAGGCTCTCCACAACTTTGAAACTTCGGAATTACCGACAGAGCTCAAATCCGTAGAAGACTGA
- the CPD3 gene encoding class II CPD photolyase (Deoxyribodipyrimidine photolyase (DNA photolyase) is a DNA repair enzyme. It binds to UV-damaged DNA containing pyrimidine dimers and, upon absorbing a near-UV photon (300 to 500 nm), breaks the cyclobutane ring joining the two pyrimidines of the dimer. DNA photolyase is an enzyme that requires two choromophore-cofactors for its activity: a reduced FADH2 and either 5,10-methenyltetrahydrofolate (5,10-MTFH) or an oxidized 8-hydroxy-5- deazaflavin (8-HDF) derivative (F420). The folate or deazaflavin chromophore appears to function as an antenna, while the FADH2 chromophore is thought to be responsible for electron transfer. On the basis of sequence similarities DNA photolyases can be grouped into two classes.) has product MLANRTRVLTSEGTEPKEGQSVVYWMQRDVRSVDNWALLWARDLAMQHDVPLHVVYALPPPASSDGSDNDRDLPPALIQLPMTKRHGAFLLGGLECVYKELKEMKIPLYVCLPDSHEKVGETVCEAILHKYKAKIVVSDFSPIREYRQWMELQAVPILEEAKVPFYQVDAHNIVPVWTATDKRQVGARTLRPRIHKVYNDYLQDYPDLKGNSHSVDQPKFDRVEYESFLQMDESVESVDWAQPGTEAGMKQFEFFSKNGLKIFHEQRNDPVQKHVCSDMSPWINHGHISFQRLALNVKALNKHANGAAAFIEEGVIRRELSDNMLYYSPNDYDSLETAAGWARESLQLHASDEREFVYSLSELEEGRTHDDLWNAAQLQMVRDGKMHGFMRMYWAKKILEWSESPVGALRTAQYLNDKYELDGRDPNGFVGVGWSIMGIHDQGWKEREVFGKIRYMNYNGCKRKFKVEEYVAQYKGAAENAANAVEETNGSSNKRKSLPSSSNSKQKTARK; this is encoded by the coding sequence ATGCTCGCAAACCGTACACGAGTCCTTACTTCGGAAGGAACCGAGCCAAAAGAGGGACAATCGGTAGTGTACTGGATGCAACGTGACGTGCGATCGGTCGATAATTGGGCTCTCTTATGGGCTCGAGATCTAGCGATGCAGCACGATGTTCCCCTACACGTCGTGTACGCGTTGCCACCACCGGCTTCGTCGGACGGATCAGACAACGATAGAGATTTGCCTCCAGCTCTCATTCAATTACCCATGACGAAGCGACATGGCGCCTTTTTGCTGGGTGGGCTAGAATGCGTGTACAAGGAGTTGAAAGAGATGAAGATTCCGTTGTACGTCTGCCTTCCCGACTCTCACGAGAAGGTTGGCGAGACTGTCTGCGAAGCAATCCTGCATAAATACAAGGCAAAAATTGTTGTCTCTGATTTTTCTCCGATACGCGAATACCGTCAATGGATGGAACTCCAGGCCGTACCTATCTTGGAGGAAGCGAAGGTCCCGTTTTATCAGGTTGATGCCCACAACATTGTGCCGGTGTGGACGGCAACCGACAAACGACAAGTTGGAGCTCGAACCCTACGGCCGCGAATTCATAAAGTGTATAATGACTACCTACAAGACTATCCGGATCTCAAAGGCAACAGCCATTCGGTTGACCAACCCAAGTTTGACCGGGTCGAATACGAATCGTTTTTACAGATGGACGAATCGGTGGAATCCGTCGACTGGGCACAGCCTGGAACAGAAGCAGGTATGAAACAGTTTGAATTTTTTAGCAAGAATGGCCTAAAGATTTTTCATGAGCAACGTAATGATCCCGTGCAAAAGCACGTCTGCTCTGACATGTCCCCCTGGATCAATCACGGCCATATTTCGTTTCAACGGTTGGCCCTAAATGTCAAAGCATTGAACAAACACGCCAACGGAGCTGCAGCCTTTATTGAAGAAGGCGTTATTCGTCGCGAGCTATCAGACAACATGTTGTACTATTCTCCGAACGACTACGACTCGCTCGAAACGGCAGCTGGCTGGGCACGGGAGAGCCTGCAACTGCACGCGTCCGACGAACGTGAATTCGTGTACTCACTCTCCGAGCTGGAGGAAGGACGCACTCACGATGATTTGTGGAATGCAGCTCAGTTGCAGATGGTACGAGATGGAAAAATGCACGGCTTTATGCGCATGTACTGGGCCAAAAAAATCCTCGAGTGGTCCGAATCTCCGGTTGGGGCGTTGCGGACGGCGCAATACCTGAATGACAAGTACGAATTGGACGGCCGCGATCCAAACGGCTTTGTCGGGGTCGGCTGGTCCATAATGGGAATCCATGATCAAGGATGGAAGGAACGAGAAGTGTTTGGTAAAATTCGGTACATGAACTACAACGGGTGTAAGCGTAAATTCAAAGTGGAGGAGTATGTTGCTCAGTACAAAGGTGCCGCCGAGAATGCTGCCAATGCAGTGGAGGAAACAAATGGGTCGTCCAACAAGCGCAAATCGTTACCAAGCTCTTCAAATTCGAAACAAAAGACTGCCAGAAAGTAA
- a CDS encoding predicted protein, protein RNKFHAGPIRAAQHVRVTARFDYQPDICKDYKETGFCGFGDTCIYLHDRGDTMTGWQLEQQWEEQQRIKKEKQEKEISQFLDGARNEEREATELPEDGLPFACHICRQHFHDPVVTTCGHFFCQSCIFDRVRNGSELCPICNKDTHG, encoded by the coding sequence CGCAATAAATTTCACGCTGGCCCCATCCGCGCCGCCCAGCACGTGCGCGTGACGGCTCGTTTCGACTATCAACCCGATATTTGTAAGGACTACAAAGAAACCGGTTTCTGCGGATTTGGTGACACTTGTATATACTTACACGATCGAGGCGATACCATGACTGGATGGCAGCTAGAGCAGCAATGGGAGGAGCAGCAACGGAtaaagaaagaaaagcaagaaaaagaaattaGTCAATTTTTGGACGGCGCAAGAAACGAAGAAAGGGAAGCCACAGAGCTACCGGAAGATGGCTTACCTTTTGCTTGTCATATTTGTCGGCAGCATTTCCACGATCCAGTAGTAACAACTTGTGGGCATTTTTTTTGCCAAAGCTGCATATTTGACCGTGTGAGAAATGGCAGTGAATTGTGTCCAATCTGCAATAAAGACACCCACGGG
- a CDS encoding predicted protein has product VCLVTGASRGIGKGIALELGKQGAIVYITGTSTSDNSSSLNAATGPYSATKESGGPGTIEQTAQEIMNAGGIGVAVLCNHAVDSEVKHLMDRIERDHGRLDILINNAFRLPQGGVEMLYKKFWEQGPEIWDTLHTVGLRSHFVASVYAMPLLQAAKKNPQRNLPRPFVGMVSSFGGLTYTFNVPYGVGKAGVDRLAKDMAVELTPEDICVVSFWPGVVDTERTQESVKKGDWEKYVGLPLDNAETPGFTGKAIIATATDPSNMRKTGTYQVVAELSEEYNFFDVNGNRPPSIRSLRFLLPSYAFDQATRDMVPGWMIPDWKLPFWVMAQGQPPA; this is encoded by the coding sequence GTGTGTTTGGTGACGGGGGCCAGTCGTGGAATCGGGAAAGGAATTGCCTTGGAACTTGGCAAGCAGGGAGCGATTGTTTACATTACGGGCACGTCTACCAGCGACAATAGCTCGTCGTTGAACGCCGCGACGGGGCCTTATTCCGCCACGAAAGAATCCGGTGGACCTGGTACTATTGAGCAGACTGCGCAGGAAATCATGAACGCGGGTGGTATCGGGGTTGCCGTCCTCTGCAATCATGCGGTGGACAGTGAAGTGAAGCACCTCATGGACCGTATTGAACGAGACCACGGTCGCCTTGATATTCTGATCAACAACGCTTTTCGGCTACCGCAAGGAGGTGTTGAAATGCTGTACAAAAAGTTCTGGGAACAGGGTCCAGAAATATGGGATACTCTACACACGGTTGGTCTGCGTAGCCACTTCGTCGCCAGCGTTTATGCCATGCCACTTCTGCAAGCCGCCAAGAAAAATCCGCAGCGTAATTTACCTCGCCCTTTCGTTGGGATGGTTTCATCCTTTGGAGGACTAACGTATACCTTCAACGTACCGTATGGAGTTGGAAAGGCCGGAGTAGACCGATTGGCCAAAGACATGGCCGTCGAACTAACACCAGAAGATATCTGTGTTGTTTCCTTCTGGCCCGGAGTTGTGGACACGGAACGAACCCAAGAAAGCGTCAAAAAAGGCGATTGGGAGAAATACGTGGGACTTCCACTTGACAATGCAGAAACGCCAGGCTTCACAGGCAAAGCTATTATAGCTACCGCTACCGACCCGAGCAATATGCGCAAAACTGGAACGTATCAAGTCGTTGCAGAATTGTCGGAGGAGTACAATTTTTTCGACGTCAATGGGAATCGACCGCCCAGCATTCGTTCTCTACGATTTCTGCTTCCAAGCTACGCCTTTGATCAAGCTACAAGAGATATGGTACCTGGTTGGATGATTCCAGACTGGAAGCTGCCGTTTTGGGTCATGGCGCAGGGACAACCACCAGCGTAA
- a CDS encoding predicted protein translates to MNKKVQQPRTDHAAILARDAIRNLLGSRVSCTLSDGRQTVGVLVCVDRLKNMVLTDCWETRTIVSTDYNPDKTNVVKTLAKRHLQQAMVPGANLVKVEVENLIYEQKIAPILKK, encoded by the coding sequence ATGAATAAAAAGGTTCAGCAACCTCGCACGGACCACGCTGCTATTCTTGCTCGTGATGCAATACGCAATCTTTTGGGATCACGTGTTTCTTGCACGCTTTCGGATGGACGGCAAACGGTAGGAGTCTTGGTCTGTGTCGACCGACTGAAAAACATGGTTCTGACGGATTGCTGGGAAACACGTACGATTGTTTCGACAGATTACAACCCGGACAAAACGAACGTAGTTAAAACTCTGGCAAAGCGACATTTGCAACAAGCCATGGTCCCTGGCGCAAATTTGGTCAAGGTAGAAGTTGAAAACCTTATTTACGAACAAAAAATCGCCCCGATTCTGAAGAAGTGA